In one Nostoc sp. KVJ3 genomic region, the following are encoded:
- a CDS encoding TOBE domain-containing protein, with amino-acid sequence MEISARNSLKGTVKKVVPGTVNTEVTLEIAPGVELVSIITKSSAEKLGLAEGKQAYAVIKSSDVIVAVE; translated from the coding sequence ATGGAAATTAGCGCTCGTAATTCTCTCAAAGGTACTGTCAAGAAAGTTGTGCCTGGTACAGTTAATACTGAGGTAACTTTAGAAATTGCACCAGGAGTAGAGTTAGTGTCAATAATCACAAAATCATCAGCAGAAAAGCTGGGACTTGCAGAAGGCAAACAGGCTTATGCCGTTATTAAATCATCAGATGTCATAGTTGCTGTTGAGTAA